cttgcaacgtgtccccacattacaccaaccatctcttcaattgtaatgtggaaccaacgcctataacacttctctcattatggtccacccctgttgaaacagcaagtttcctcggaatCCCGTAAgatgacattgatgacaatttgtgattggtcagacctattggatgtggcgaagcactgctacaacaacaagaacatcaaTTTTCACTCAGGAGCTTAGCAAAGCTCTACAGTTTTACTTATGGTTACAGATACTGAGAATGCTATGTTATATTCTTACATTGGACCTTTCGTCGCCAAATGTTGCTCTATTTTAGCCTCTTCCTCCCTTAAGGCTTTCATATTTCGCTCACGTGTTTCTGAATCTTCATCGTCATGCGTAGTTTGGTGTAAACGTAGCTCCGAAATTAAAGAAAAAGATGACGGGCACAACTCACATCTATAAACATTGTCTCCCAGGTGATTACGTAAATGAGTTGTCAGTCGATTTTTCAAAGCATAAGTGCGTTCACAGTATTTGCATTTAAATGGTTTTTCATCCGAGTGAGAAATCATATGACTGCGTAGATATGAGGCTTGAATAAAGCTGTTTAAATATTGGCAAAATGAAAAGTTGAAATACATTTAGATCTTTATGAGAACTTACCACTTTTCACAAAAGTCACACTTGTAGATTTTTTCGTTATTATGAATTCGTTTATGTGCTTTTAAATCGTATTTGTAGAAACTCTTTCCACAAATTTCACAGGGTAATCGTTTAAacctttcatgattttttttgtgTGCTAACATAGTTTGTTTACAAGGAAATTTTCTCGAACAAGCTGAACATTTGTAATCCTTATCGCCATCGTGACTGCGACGACGCATTTTTAGGTTGCTAcgtatataaacaaaataaaagaatataaaaaaaattataattacttAAATATTTATCGACGGCTAGTGGAATATTACCCTATCTTGCACGCCAGTTTGAAATCGCTCTACCTTGGCTATGTCTACCTTCGAAGCTGTCTGCCTAAAATTTTGAGATGAGGCGACTGTGAAAAAGATTCTGAAGAAAGGCGTTCTGAGGTAGGgtgtttatgaaaagtttgctgAGAACGGCCTTGTTTAAAACGACAGCCAAGAAAGGGTGACATCATTCCTATGAGCAGTCGACACCGACGCCTTGGCGGTGAAAGTGGCTAACTACTTTCTACAAAATGAAAATCCCAATTTAATGAACGCCATACGAAAACCAATATCTCTGTATACGAATGCGGTATTCACGTAGGCAAGGTCATCAGGTGACCCGGTTATGTTTATAAGAAAAAACTACACTGGAGATAAATCATGTGTAGGAATATAACCTGCTAATCAGAGTGACAAGACCTCTCTATAAAATCTATGGAGAAAATAGctttatataatattttggagtATTAATTTGTTATATTCAAGACcaactttattatttttgtaaaatgtatattttacaagttatattatgttaaataattatacatagaaaacgagtaaatgaaattatatactttcagtctacggaaaaagcaccctggaatccTAACAAAAGAGCTTGAAGgaaaaccatatgggctgcaacaaaaatccatacttcgtatgtagttatgtattgAAGTTACGCACGTTTGTAAGGCGgctttcagagaaacttggtattgttgctgtttttgttctatttatggaactacaacgaattaaccaaatgttgtctgtttatatgagttaaccggggattgcccgtattgctttaaatgtattaaaacatttatttcaagcaatttttaattttataatttatttaataatttgggaaaaatttaaacaacgtgacatcaggacggacaaggcgacatctgtttcgattataccttgtaaatctcttcaaatccttttctcccaggagtgggagtcgaacccgcactcctacgatagttgaaatggttacaaacacattcagctacgtcatgccttagttgttgtaaagtttttcccaattgccttctttcgcatatattatcttctacacatcacatactttgtatgtagttatgtgttgaagttatgcatgtttgtaaggcggttttcagagaaacttggtattgttgctgtttttgttctatttatagaactaaaacgaatttaccaaatgttgtctgtttataTGAGTTAGCCGGGGAttgtccgtattgctttaaatgtattaaaacatttatttcaagcaatttttaattttataatttatttaataatttgggaaaattttaaacaacgtgacatcacgaccgacaaggcgaaagctgtttcgattataccttgtaaatctcttcaaagccttttctcccgggagtgggagtcgaacccgcactcctacgatagttgaaatggttacaaacgcattcagctacgtcatgccttagttgttgtaaagtttttcccaattgccttctttcgcatatattatcttctacacatcacatacttcgtatgtagtaatgtgttgaagttatgcatgtttgtaaggcggttttcagagaaacttggtatttttgctgtttttgttctatttatagaactacaacgaatgaaccaaatgttgtctgtttatatgagttaaccggggattgtccgtattgctttaaatgtattaaaacatttatttcaagcaatttttaattttataatttatttaataatttgggaaaaaattaaacaacgtgacatcaggacggacaaggcgacagctgtttcgattatatcttgtaaatctcttcaaagccttttctcccgggagtgggaatcgaacccgcactcctacgatagttgaaatggttacaaacgcattcagctacgtcatgccttagttgttgtaatatAATATAGTTGTtgtaatataacttgtaaaatatacattttacaaaaatgtaataataataaagttggtcttgaagacaacaaattaatataattattaattatttacagaccaataaaaccaaaacataACATATTTTGGAGTAATAATTTTTCGTCAGTGATGATAAATTTAAATCAGAGTTGGTAGAGAGATCTTTCTAGATGCCAAAACTAAATTtttcgttgttgttattgttcttgtagcgataaggtttctcgccgaaggctttgggggtgttatcgatgtgatggtcctttgccgcatacagatccggtacgctccggtaacacagcaccattaaggtgctagcccgaccatatagggaacgatttatatgtccACATTAAACTTTTAGGCCatgcctccctccccacccccaagttccatgaggagcttggggtcgccagagcctcgtctgttcgTGAAACAggtttcgccgcggataggtggttttggagaagctatatattgctctggcaacctgaaagggttgcgctacacagccccttgaatctggtattttaatcgcctcttacaacaggcatacctaccgcgggtatattctgtcccctaacccgctggggtctaaAATTTGGTCGTCCGAGGGCTTTTAGCTTTTCCTCAAAAATGATTATATACGTTTAGCTATTCTAAGGTTTTAAAGTGTTTCTCTCACTTTCAATtgatatttaacattttttttattaagacctcgacaacaataatccgaaagcggaaaagagaaatttatcaaaaaaaattaacgaaaacccgaaacaaaattaccccggagtgctccgagacgggggtgggatccatagtatttttgcgcagaacacctttctgcattggcggccttgggccgcgcttataaaaaatgacCCTGGGTGGGCGCAACAAAGGCTTGGATTcgaaaactatatctgcgcaaaacacttatggttacaatttttggtaatagtctagttgaggggtcgactgctaatacgctaccaaaaatatcgagagaggtgtcaaaagacgcgtattaatctcgagaccaataatccgatggcggaaaagaaaaattgtatctacaTCCGGAGATATaagcagttgaagttggcgatttgcatgtggttgttgttgtgagtacccccaaaaaaaattgtgcatcaccgtggcggtagccacggttataccacacacccggacttggcatggcgtagcccagtgttattttttataagcgcggccgaaggccgccaacgcagaaaggtgttctgcgcaaaaatactatggatccgactcCCGGTTTCGGAGCTACCCGCgagtctttttcggtttttcgttaatatctttagaacgcgttaaaatttttattttccgccttaggattattaatactgatgtcaagccACGTCGTTTGAcacatctctcgatatttttggtagcgtattagcagtcgacccctcaactagactattacccaatttttttttgtggatacaacaaaattacaacaaccacatgaaaattttcaatttcttttgcaaatatctcttgacagacccacATTATTTGATCTCcgccggattattgttgtcgaggtcaatacgtgtcttCACAACTTTCACGATATTTTTGGATAGCAGTGTCATGCTACCGTATAGTATTACTCTAATTTATATCTATGAATTGATAAATAGGCAAGATAATCCAAATCATATCTACCTTATACTCATTTGTAGCACCTCGGGTTCTATAGACATTTCATCTTTTTTGATATAGATTGTTGGATACATTGTGCCATGATCGTTATTTTCAATGGTGGGTTGGTCATCTTCAATTGGCTCGTTTTTGATAAATTCGGTTAACTCGTCTTGCGTATTTTTACAATCTTCCAAAAACTTGTGCATGTTTCGTAAATGTTCAGCAGCACCTGCTTGTATTTCTGTGTTATCCATTGTTTACTTAGGGATGCACCGTTACAGCTAATACAAGTAGGTATCGATACATTTGATCCGATACCAAGAAAGTATGTACTCGATACTTGTGCAGCAAGTACCGATTAGGTATCGGAAAGGAGTAATTGTATCGAAACTTATTACCGCACTTTTCCTTCATGGGAAACTGTTGACTACAAAGTCATGGCTCAGTTATATGGCTGGCTCATTTCATCAGTTGATATCATATTTTTCATTGCCCTGacgtagggattgtcaaaaggagatagaTAATGTAAAATGTAATCAACACTTGAGCAATTATTTACTGTCTCGGggccaattttttataaaaaggtAGTTCACATCACTTTTTTAAGTTGTTCTATTAGCGCATTGTTttaagccccgacacataagcagtttatcatatagatgagtttaacacaagtttATTCATAACGTGTGACGTGAGAACGACAGTTGGAGCGACACTGAcgccatctgatatgaaaaagtagccaagtCTCAAATTTTGTTTGCATTGCAAACCATAAGaataatttgacatttgctttgattaAGGGTGCTGACACACTTTACAATTGTAATTATTTTTCCCATTCATTGGTAACTTtcctaacatttttcacaattagaaactgcaatataacaaatgaatacgacacaaaatatgttagcaagtatttttgttttatagggagaatatttaaaacagtgcttcgcgaagttttgtatgtgaatgggcaaggcgaaataaacttcaattgcctagtctgaagttccttcatatttataaa
The Eurosta solidaginis isolate ZX-2024a chromosome 5, ASM4086904v1, whole genome shotgun sequence DNA segment above includes these coding regions:
- the LOC137233881 gene encoding zinc finger protein 90-like isoform X2 — encoded protein: MDNTEIQAGAAEHLRNMHKFLEDCKNTQDELTEFIKNEPIEDDQPTIENNDHGTMYPTIYIKKDEMSIEPEVLQMSISNLKMRRRSHDGDKDYKCSACSRKFPCKQTMLAHKKNHERFKRLPCEICGKSFYKYDLKAHKRIHNNEKIYKCDFCEKCFIQASYLRSHMISHSDEKPFKCKYCERTYALKNRLTTHLRNHLGDNVYRCELCPSSFSLISELRLHQTTHDDEDSETRERNMKALREEEAKIEQHLATKGPIPKKTQERIKQYECEICGKRFERNFDLKTHKTIHIEEKPVKCDFCEMRFANIYNQRRHMRLHTGDKPYKCDICGKDCMTKYALTRHKLTHNDEKLLKCDFCEMSFTHHKSFQRHIQAHTGEIPYKCKYCEFTSSTKTELVHHLRTHLGKNVYRCELCPSAFPLALELRLHSIKHKDEDLDTRERNMKALLEEEAKIEQRLAMKAANHIDFVVSKFVAMVGFSRRNTSDFKDPTTLKALYIS